The genomic stretch agggggaattccgcgatgctccagtgtttctaacaccatagggagtctactcttgacaaaagcatttaacgattgaggacaaaggtaccctagcttgacacaacttcgaagtgatttgttggtatccttctaggcttagtagtttgaagaaattgcatctatgaaggagtgtgtacccttgaattgcttcccttgtagatcatttccgccacttagatgaggaaagtggctattcttttgtagatgcatccattaattgattttgtgtgcttaatgtttggatgtgtcgccattttggcaagacccaccttgccttgcaagaaggcatcctacctcatggttgtcttgttgtgagttgaaggggcggagtgagacccgctaattgtcttatatcggttatattaggatagtttaaataaaggtctagtttttgtcacctctttactcgggacgagtaaaggttcggtttggggatatttgatgtgaccattatttgagcatatttactcccctaattgagcctattttgcatactattatatcattccatgaccattttatccgtccaatgctttctattttgctttcctagtacatttcgtattttttgtaggaaagaagataataaggcggaaattcccgtttttcgtgcatatttggaagctattttgacgatgtttgatggactagtatgaagaggaggcgagaactaaagaccaatcctacgaGAATAAAAAGAAGTGAAGGAAAGGATtctgtcacagaatccgagcggcctcactggcaagacgcccgtctagaacgataatccgagcgtccaagcaacaaagacgctcggattcctacactacaatccgagcggattcccagaaagacgcccgtgcaccccctctagaatccgagcgtcttcccttcctggactaatttagccttagttaacctaatgaagctctactatatataccccacttgtaaataatcaaaaagGGAGGTGGGAGATTAGGTTAAGCCTctacattagaaattcctcttagattcaattaggagtagattagaatagattgctctttaatctttccacaaatcacacatttaatctctccttaattattgttcaagcttattacttttgggtaattagaagattattgggttattattggaggattgacaacccttcatcaatcaatcaagtctcttctattactctttgctttattatttggataatcttaagttggtataattcctttactctttactctttattgttcatttcttcattccattatcatgtttatacttgttgtgatgattgacaccattaatgacatatttcccatgataatgagtgagtagttctttagctaggattagtggataattaggggaaaccaacatggattgattaatgcttaatctaatatgttttcacaatccaattgcttgcttgttgtgatgtcaactttatgcacatgttatgtttgatgaaatgctaagcctatgaatccttgcatttttaccatctcttatctactcaacttgacttgtaagatataaaccaactcgagtcttgttagaccatgcatagaagttgaataggaggaaattaagtcgacttgtaggtgttgtacaatctaatcgattcggctccgttacccaacccttcctatgaaccgtaagagataaaccaactcggttcctccacaacaataattgcttgcaactttgtaaacatgtttgtatgatcaacaccatgaatcccctatgaccccatgatatcctagtgcttttagtcatttgtttacatttcttagttcattgtttgctttactttattacttgcattagtctaggacacaactacaaaccccatcaattgtgacactagcataaattgagatagatagacttagaacccaaagcacaccgtcccatggatcgacctcgacttaccactaactagttgtatgttgaatattataaatgtgtttgattggatgtgtgattggatgtgtgacgaccaactcttgtccatcatatggtgtagtcaagaatataaaccgaactttatgagatatagtttgaggttttttcgTAATTTtttaagctattttctcactaaaagtttaaaccCGACTATAaaagcctaaatgactccatatgagatatggatagggagggtccctaaattgtcatttttatacatttgggaccataaatgcttatgttcagaaccaatttatgtatttgtgagggttatccaaaattgaaccacttggtttttactcctccaaaacgagaacaaagactTTGTAGCTcataatgctgtctttctagaaagattttcattttctggaagacagagtgggataaattttgaacttacggaagtccaagacccacaaactgagtacaatgcaagaagacgttctttattgaggctcagtgattataaggagataattttgcgataatattgcgttacttttaaaaagtgacgaatcttcaaccctcatcaaaggaTTTTctgtagtatgaactctatgtgatggcgtgtcaccatgcaattcgaattggtcttcttgcacaagatttgataaggaaggaaacatgagatgttttcgagacttgatttggggcgaataatttgcaccaaattaggttaccttgatcttgtgataaaggttacataagatgtttcaaTTTTGAGTTCGTTACAGAGAGTTTGTAACAACCCAAATGCccttatcaattcgtatgttcttagcaatatagcctctcatgaggatgagttcggtaaaagaataacgaaactttctccttgaatcttactcatgaagggagaagttttgttgatcttgtcaatgctaagaagcctagcatgcttgaaagatctcttttgtgatcttatatacgtcaaagagttggagcttaaggttcaatcatgtagtcaatcagaatggtattactcgagttgtcgaggtaccatgatgatacatggagtttagtgggagctaaggtgatatttcttagtctaaatatgtgtttggcATATTAGTGACTAAAAATATTCTCGGATGAATATTTGAGggtagcatggcgcatcttaaatatccggatctaatgagatagatctccatggatattagcattatagtcaagagacttatgtgataagattcttgactcgttcaagttgttgaacaattaacatgatctcttgtgcttccgctgcaggatctattaaatatgctaaaagatTCTCTCGTCgagacttatcatgttgagaatatgagaagtcattaccaatcatttcctagtgagtgtcactagatgattatcaagagcatccttgagtacttgagaggcactgaggatttactcttgtagtttggaggaattaatgaatttcgtgtaaaagggttacacgattacattcctatgcttataagatgttatgggcctcgttaaggaatgatTAGCATGTAaaagtgctatgtgcataaagaataatgtgtataagaagttatacatgtataaagcagatatgtatgaggattcatacataaaagatgtcatatgaaggatgtctATGTATAAGtattatacgtacaaatcatgaacgaaagctaagtacattacaacatccgatgttgtaaaagagatagttgatatttagagtttaatggaactagagtagttctgttagccgaatatcgtctcctgagagactgtgaaaacagtgggagtgtttgactgggtttagaaccagagtctaaaaacttttttagacatgtactcagaaaggctctatgtgatgaaaagattgcatagaacaaaaaggaaaatagcaaatgaaattagagtgatgcaactgttgctaatcctctaaccaaagccgttggcataaggtagacatgatggttgtgtcatctcaatgtgattgaggaaTATGCCTTAattaattgctgaagatcgttatgttaatattggatagagtattaataTTTATGTAAGTCatgatcacattcattgtttgagtctctttaaaAACTCatttattcagtttgactgaaaacatgaataccttgtttatccgaattgattgtggagacaatgttgaaccccaattcaagtgaataggatgaacattgtattaccccctagtcacttaatgaggtgacgtctcagagtgactagattgtaagacgattgatggtaggttcagcaccataaggatgactagtcgtttacattagcagactgtgggacactttgccgagcagtgacatttatagagtcccttagatctattaTAGACTCCTGGTCatggcagggacttctatgatattcctatgagtcaattctttaaactagagactattatctgagcaagtgcggttttcgagtgactttggtttttgtccaaggtcgtgccgtgaaagaaggccaaaggacatctactgggtcatggtgatctgtattgtgcaaaaggatagatagggcagacaagaattgtccacccacgttgggtttaaacatctcaaggccactcgaggagttgtgactgggaaatgcgtggccacgctcagaagtaatctatggtagattGTTCCGGTCTtgcagtcacactcccgatcgagaaagccactcacgatatgttcatgtgcaagtgcgacctgaaagacatcttgcattgagtgggagattgttgttaaaatggataagagaatcggtaacacacctttgtagagtacaagcaggataatgttgggataaggagttatccacaattgtgtgttataatcatcgcacaacttgtctcggacaagtgggagattgttggagtatttgtcctccacagtagtgcgtgataatattattaaatatcattaaggaatatgcatgggatattcattggcaatactagtcagctgaacAACGTATATCAGTAACGGTTgaccaactagggtttgacgttactgtcgtgagacggcggtgtttaactgatccctttcagtcacacctaaaggaacgagccccaacacgaaagctaattaattgtatgagatacagtttagttagtcccttgataaattgactaagaatTAGTCGATtaatttattttagagagatatcgagttgtgaactcgaggcgcggaaattattatataattatgcGTTAATTAGATAATAAAATATTTAAGACgagaattaatgattaagcagttaattgttaaattagtactaattgattaatgtgattagtattggtgcgtaaaatatatgtgtagctgtacacatatatttacggagtgtgtTAGACGATATTaattgggaagcatttaaacataaatcgatgtttaaataaaatttacacgtatttgtgcgacaaatataagaaccaaaatggacccctAAATAGGTCATTTTGGACCGTGTAAGTGCATGTGGTAGTGTGTGTGTTGCTTTAAACACCATCATTTCTCTTACACATTTGTCTTCCCATAATTACTTTTGTTCTAACCCATTCACATGAGCATTGTGTGgaataaaataagaaagaaaaacacTCCACTTTCTCCTCTACCAACCGTCCTCCCTTCTTACTCACAACACTTGTGTTGTTCATTTTTGACTTCACTTTTGCACCTGAAAATGAAAGTgtgttcttctctctaaaacctcaAAAATTATAAATCACATACTAAGAGTTAGTATTATATATCTAATATTTTTACTAAGTGTTAGTATGATTTCTCAAGGGGCAAtcttacataatatctagttaatattagtaagttCTTGGGGcaagttcttgggtgcttaagagAGGAGGTGTTCTACCTTGGACACTTGAAGATGtaggatcttgccatttattttaaactcaagaacaaccaagatggtgatcttggttgtgcccaaatactaccatttctcaatgtaaggaaaattattttcctcatcttttatattaatatgctttagtattgcatgcatgttagatagatcacataaacacaaattatgagataatttgacatttaattagagagtctaattaggatctatgatctttcacaccAACCCCATTTTGACCCGTCGCCTaaccccgttacaacccttgtttctctTTATGCACATTTTCCTTTTTTGCATCTTATATATGGTCATGCAGGAGGATATTCCacgttagattgcgggcatgtctcacAAGTTGACTAGTTGAgttattttggttactttttggcacaaaaatcacTCGTTCTTAAAAAATGAGCGattagtgaaaaccgtgaggaagtcggtagtctAAGTCCTATTAGTgacgtgactcatatttgagcacatttagtccccgtattaacctcgtttccatgctttctagcatctattagggtaatttcttatctttagtttcccattttgcatattctttgaggttttgtgtccttggtaggagaggattgttagccttgcatttatggagaaaaATGGAGCTAAACGGATCGCATCTAAtaaccaagcatcgaagaggagaccgacactataagcataagtaaataaatgaatagaaatgggcaatgatgaaagatccgTGCATCCCCAAGACAatccccacggattgttaggaagccaaaacaagagaagaaccctgtgccagaatccgagcgtcctgagctcgggacgagcgtcccagagccaggatccgagcgtctccaagcCAGCCCGAGCGAATATTCTTACAGGACCAACCGTGCTTCAGGcaaggacgcgcggattcccctGAGAGTTGctgcatgatccgcgcatgtccctcgggatttGAAAAATTGTTAAGCTTTTCTTAGGGTCTTTATCGTCATTtatgcccttagtaaccctaatccttgtactcaattttagtataaattgttggagtagtgtcctccacaatgagtgcgtttacatattaaatctcgtaaaaggaatatcagggatttatttatttatttgtctgctggtcatcgttaatcggtaatgattggctgactagagtttgacattactgtcgtgtgacggcggtgatcagctgatccctttaggtcacacctataggatgatgcccaaatagaAAACGTAATTATTTGTAtgtgatacaaattaattaaatccttgtattaattgacttttaacaAGTCATGTGagtatattatttgatgacgagttcgaactcgggccaagaggatttattatttaattatttgataattaattaataaatttattaattaatagttaattaatatgagttgtgtatataagttttgaggtgaaggttattagctatttaatttacaagaggttgtaaaattagctaaatagggtagtattgacacattgtatgttgataaaatggtctcatgattacttaatagttaagtagtcattagtggttaatttgtattgtttaagtgttaaatgatcaagttaatgtttaattatataagattagAAAGCGATTTAGGGTTCTTCTAATTTTGTTACTGCAATGGCTCGACAAAAGAGGAATAATCCCAAATCTAATAGAGTAATTAGAGTAATATCACATAATAAttcatcaaaatccaaaaaaactaGTAATACGCCACATAATAACGCTAGTGGATCGCGATTTCAATCTTTGGAACATGATGATGATGTTCTTCATGCTGATATTCAGTGCGAGGAACACGCTTCTGCTTCTGAAGATGGTATCCGTCCATTTACCCTTAGTAATAGAATGAGTTCGATTGTGGAGGAGGTATCCGATGATGGTAGTGACTGGACGGAGGTTTCTCATCGTTCCCAAGAGTCTGAATCGTCTAGGGTAAGTCCTCTTCAACTAACTAGTGCTGATGTTGAGAATGAACTTCAGTATTGGTCTACTGCTGTATATTGTTACGTGTTGGGTTCGAATCCGCCGTTTAAAGTGGTTGAGGGTTTTGTTAAACGGGTATGGGGATATACTGAGTATGAGAAAATCTCTTTTCATTCTAATGGTATTTTCCTTGTTCGATTCAAAACTGAAGCTATGAAGTTGCGTGTGTTGCAAGCGGGTCCTGTGTTTTTTGATAACAAACCTGTGGTTGTTAAGGAATGGACCCCTTCCTCGAAATTGGTCAGGGAAACTGTGGATATGGTGCCTATCTGGATCAGATTCTATGGTTTGCCACCGAAATTTTGGGGAAATGCTCTGATGAAAATTGCTAGTTTGGTAGGGAAGCCAGTGCGTGTTGATAGTAATACTCACCTTAAAACGTTCATTGGACATGCTAGGGTGATGATTGAGGTTAAGATGGGGGAAACTTTCCCGATGTTATTGAGTTTCTTGATGAGATGGATGTTGTGCACAGCGAGATAGTTCATTATGAGTGGAAACTGTTTTGTGTCTTTGGGTGCAATGGACTAGGTCATATACGAGAGACAGTAGAAAGCAACAGGAGCCTAGGCAACAGAAGAAGAGGCAAGTCCGGGTACCTAAGAGGCGGACCCAACAACCCGTTGAGCCTGTACCTCCTGTGGTTCCTTTGGCTCCTAATCCAAATCTTCATGTAGTCCGGTCTCGATCTGTTGGGTGGGGGTTGTGCTAGAGGGATGGTTACTCCTATACCATGCTCATTCACTCCATTGTCTCCTACTAGAATTATCACTAGAATGGCTAGGCAGGGGACTCAACAAGGAGGTGGGAGGAGAACTTTTATGGAGGTCCTTGAGCATTCTCACCACTACGGAGGGTGCTTGAGGAGGACATGCCTGGGGGACATCCTTTGATGGAAAATGGGTAGCATTGGGTTCTGGAACGTGCGTGGTATGAATAATGAGAATAAGCAAAAGGACTTTAGGTGGTTTTTGCATAATAATAATGTAGGTGTTTTTGGTTTACTAGAGACTAGAGTTAGATTTCCTTCTATTAATAAAGTTCACCAAGGCATTGGAAGTGAATGGGCTATGGTTAACAATATTGATAGTCATGATGGAGGCAGaatttggattatttgggatgAGACTAATTACAAGGTGGAGGTCTTGAGTTCTGAAGCTCAAGTTATCAATGCTAGAGTCATTTTTATTCCTACTGGGGAAATATGGTGGATTTCTATGGTCTATGGTTTTAATAGGGTGGTTGATCGGCTACCTTTGTGGCATTCTCTTCAGTTGATGCATCAGGTGGTGGCTGGCCCTTGGGTGGTTATGGGTGATTTCAATAGTGTGCTTGCAATGGATGAGAGGATTGGTTCTGAGATTTCTGTTGCAGAGATGAGAGATTTTCAGGACTGTGTGGATAATTGTGGTATAGGGGATATTCCTGCCCATGGAGCCTTTTTTACCTGGAACAATAAGCAGGATGTGGGGGATGTGGTGTTCAGCAGGATTGATAGGGCCATGGTTAATGATGAGTGGCTAATCAAATACCCTGACACTCTTACTATGTTCCACCCTGAAGGCCTCTTTGACCATTGCCCTTGCACAATGGCTTTGAAACCTGATGGGGTAAGGAAGAGAGGAAGTTTTAAATACTTTAACATGTGGGGCAAGGACTCTGAATTTCTCAAGATAGTCAAGACTGTTTGGGAGGCTCAAATTCCTGGTCATAAAATCTTTCAATTTGTCAAGAAGTCAAACATTGAAGAGGCCTTTGAAGGAGTTAAATGGTGCTAGCTTTGCTCAGATAGAGACTACTGCCAGATTGGCTCATTTAATGCTTCAAGAGGCTCAGACCAAATTGCAGTTGGACCCCAGGAATGTTTCTCTTCAGAGGGAGGCTCGTGATGCAACTTTAATATATAAGGATAGGGCTGAAGCTAAAAGGAGCTTTCTAGCTCAAAAAGCTAAAGTTCAGTGGCTCTCTGAGGGGGATGGAAATACTAAATTTTTCCATAGTGCTATTAAGGCTAGGAGAATGCAAAACAAGATTCTAGCTATCAAAGACATGGATGGGAAGATGGCTTCTACTGCATTAGAGATTGAGGAGGCTTTTATTCATTACTACCAGAAGTTGTTGGGGGCATGCACACCTGTGACTAGGGTTCATATCCCTACTGTTAGGAAGGGCTCTGTTGTTAATTTGGATCAGAGGAATATCCTTACTGCTGAGGTAACTTCCAGTGAAATTAAGGAAGCCTTGGATACTATTCCTCCTAATAAGGCACCTGGGCCTGATGGGTTTACTTCCCAGTTTTTTAAAGATGCGTATGAGGTGGTGGGAAATGACTTAATTGAGGCAGTACAGGAATTTTTTAACTCTGGCAAGATGCTGAAACAAGTCAATGCCACTACTCTCACCTTGATTCCCAAGAAGGTCAGACCTGAGAGTGTAGCTGATTTCAGACCCATTGCATGCTGCAATGTAATCTATAAGGTCATTTCTAAAGTCATTTGCAATAGATTGGCTAGAGTGTTGCCTAGTATTGTTAGTGAGAATCAAAGTGCTTTTATAAAAGGGAGAGATATAGTGGATAACATTCTTATTTGTCAAGACTTGGTGAGATTATATAAGAGGAAGTCTTGCTCTCCTAGGTGTCTTATGAAAATTGATTTGAAGAAAGCCTATGACtccattgagtgggagtttgttaAGCAAATGATGAAGGCTCTGAAATTTCCTAGGAGATTCATTCTTTGGGTTATGGAATGCATTTCCACTCCTTGGTTTACCTTATCACTTAATGGTAATAGCTTTGGGTACTTTCAAGGCAAAAGAGGCATTAGACAGGGGGATCCTATGTCCCCTTTGCTATTTACTCTTTGTATGGAGTACTTAAGCAGAATTCTTGCTGAGGTTACTTCTACCATGGAGTTTAGTTTTCATCCCCTATGTAGGCCTCTCAGTTTGACTCATTTGTGCTTCGCAGATGACTTATTAATGTTCTGTAGGGGGGATAGAGGTTCAATAACTGTACTGTTGAGAGCTTTTGCTACATTCTCAAAGGCTTCTGGATTGGTGATGAATTGTGAGAAATCtgacatttattttaatggggtgAGAGCTGAGGAGGTTCATTACATTCTGAACATTTCTGGGTTCAGAGAGGGGTCCCTTCCTTTCAGGTACCTAGGGATACCTATATCTCATAAGAGGATGGCCATAGGAGATTGCTCTAGACTTGTAGAGAAAGTGGTGCTGAGAATCGAGAGGATGGGGGCTAGGAAATTAAGTTATCTTTGGGAGATTGGTCCTTGTCCAAGCCGTGCTTGACACAACCGCATTCTTTTTGGGCACGCATATTTCTTATTCCAGTGACTGTGCTTGATAGAATAGAGAGGATATGCAGGAATTACTTGTGGGGTGGTTCTGAACAATTCCATAAAATTCCTAATGTTGCCTGGGAAAAAATATGTTGTGATAAGAAGTATGGAGGTCTAGGAATTGTTCATTGCAGGAAGTGGAATATGGCTATGATGGGCAAGTTTGTTTGGTGGTTGGTTTCTAAGGCTGATCATATGTGGATTAAGTGGGTTAACCATATTTATATTAAGGGGCAAGAATGGCTCTCTTATATTCCCCCTGTTCAGTCTAGTTGGTCTTGGAGAATGATCTGCAAAACTAAGGAGATTTTGAAGGATGGGTTTTATGCTGGGGAGTGGACTGAGCACCATGGTTACTCTGTAGCTCATGGGTACCACTGGTTGCAAGGCCCCAAGGATAAAGTGAGCTGGTGCCCTCTGATCTGGAACAAACTCAACCTCCCTAAGCACTCGTTCATTGGGTGGCTTGCAGTCCAACATAGATTATTGACAAAGGATAGGTTGATGCAGTTTGGGATCATCACTGATGGCCTCTGTGATTTGTGTATGGCTCATCCTGAAACACATCAACATGTACTTTATGAATGTGTTTTTAGTGCCGGATCTTTGGAGTTTGCTTTGAAATGCTTTGCTAGATGTTAACATGCCTGctgatgatattattggttggAGTTTACAGTGGAGATGCAGATCATTGATGAAGAAGCACATTGTCTTTGCTGCTATACTTGCAATGATATATCATATCTGGCAAACTCGTAACTTTTGCAGGTTTGATCTTTTGGTACCTAAACCTGAGGTGCTTATTGCTAGGGTGAAGACTGATGTTCAGCTGCGGGGTAAAAACATTATATGGGGGACTAAGTTTCAACAGATGAAGTGGTTGCCATGGACTAGTATGATTTGAGTATGTATGCTAGTAGGCAATGTTTTTTTCTCGGTTTGATGTACTTGGTGAACTTGTAATCTTTAACTCTATATATTTCTATAtatttcacatttcaccaaaaaaaattatataagataattaaatataagacttataagcatttgtgggacaaatgtcgaaagtcAAAATAGGACCCaaatcctactaatataaccgattcATGTATAG from Silene latifolia isolate original U9 population chromosome 2, ASM4854445v1, whole genome shotgun sequence encodes the following:
- the LOC141641002 gene encoding uncharacterized protein LOC141641002 yields the protein MGSIGFWNVRGMNNENKQKDFRWFLHNNNVGVFGLLETRVRFPSINKVHQGIGSEWAMVNNIDSHDGGRIWIIWDETNYKVEVLSSEAQVINARVIFIPTGEIWWISMVYGFNRVVDRLPLWHSLQLMHQVVAGPWVVMGDFNSVLAMDERIGSEISVAEMRDFQDCVDNCGIGDIPAHGAFFTWNNKQDVGDVVFSRIDRAMVNDEWLIKYPDTLTMFHPEGLFDHCPCTMALKPDGRPLKELNGASFAQIETTARLAHLMLQEAQTKLQLDPRNVSLQREARDATLIYKDRAEAKRSFLAQKAKVQWLSEGDGNTKFFHSAIKARRMQNKILAIKDMDGKMASTALEIEEAFIHYYQKLLGACTPVTRVHIPTVRKGSVVNLDQRNILTAEVTSSEIKEALDTIPPNKAPGPDGFTSQFFKDAYEVVGNDLIEAVQEFFNSGKMLKQVNATTLTLIPKKVRPESVADFRPIACCNVIYKVISKVICNRLARVLPSIVSENQSAFIKGRDIVDNILICQDLVRLYKRKSCSPRCLMKIDLKKAYDSIEWEFVKQMMKALKFPRRFILWVMECISTPWFTLSLNGNSFGYFQGKRGIRQGDPMSPLLFTLCMEYLSRILAEVTSTMEFSFHPLCRPLSLTHLCFADDLLMFCRGDRGSITVLLRAFATFSKASGLVMNCEKSDIYFNGVRAEEVHYILNISGFREGSLPFRIERICRNYLWGGSEQFHKIPNVAWEKICCDKKYGGLGIVHCRKWNMAMMGKFVWWLVSKADHMWIKWVNHIYIKGQEWLSYIPPVQSSWSWRMICKTKEILKDGFYAGEWTEHHGYSVAHGYHWLQGPKDKVSWCPLIWNKLNLPKHSFIGWLAVQHRLLTKDRLMQFGIITDGLCDLCMAHPETHQHWRCRSLMKKHIVFAAILAMIYHIWQTRNFCRFDLLVPKPEVLIARVKTDVQLRGKNIIWGTKFQQMKWLPWTSMI